In Monodelphis domestica isolate mMonDom1 chromosome 4, mMonDom1.pri, whole genome shotgun sequence, one DNA window encodes the following:
- the ARFIP2 gene encoding arfaptin-2: protein MTDGILGKAATMEIPIHGNGEAGRLPEDDGLEQDLQQVMVSGPNLNETSIVSGGYGGSADGLIPTGPGRQQPHSATPAGPGDEVARGIAGEKFDIVKKWGINTYKCTKQLLSERFGRGSRTVDLELELQIELLRDTKRKYESILQLGRALTAHLYSLLQTQHALGDAFADLSQKSPELQEEFGYNAETQKLLCKNGETLLGAVNFFVSSINTLVTKTMEDTLMTVKQYEAARLEYDAYRTDLEELSLGPRDAGTLGRLESAQATFQTHREKYEKLRGDVAIKLKFLEENKIKVMHKQLLLFHNAVSAYFAGNQQQLEQTLQQFNIKLRPPGSEKPSWLEEQ, encoded by the exons ATGACTGACGGGATCCTGGGGAAAGCGGCCACCATGGAGATCCCCATCCACGGGAATGGTGAGGCTGGACGGCTTCCTGAAGATGATGGCCTTGAGCAG GACCTGCAGCAGGTGATGGTGTCTGGACCAAACCTCAATGAGACAAGCATTGTGTCCGGAGGCTATGGGGGTTCAGCTGACGGTCTTATACCCACAG GGCCTGGCCGTCAGCAGCCTCACAGTGCAACCCCTGCTGGCCCTGGTGACGAGGTAGCCCGGGGCATTGCTGGGGAGAAGTTTGACATTGTCAAGAAGTGGGGCATCAACACCTACAAG TGTACAAAGCAGCTACTGTCTGAGCGATTTGGCCGGGGATCACGCACCGTGGACCTAGAGTTGGAGCTACAGATTGAGCTGCTACGGGACACAAAGCGCAAGTATGAGAGTATTCTTCAGTTGGGCCGGGCTCTCACTGCTCACCTCTACAGCCTGCTGCAGACTCAGCATGCCCTGGGTGATGCCTTCGCTgacctcagccagaagtcccctGAGCTCCAG gaggaatttggctataatgcaGAGACACAAAAGCTGCTATGTAAAAATGGGGAGACTCTGCTGGGGGCTGTCAACTTTTTTGTGTCCAGTATCAACACCTTGGTCACCAAGACCATGGAGGACACCCTTATGACTGTCAAGCAGTATGAAGCTGCCAG ACTGGAGTATGATGCATACCGCACAGACTTAGAGGAACTGAGTCTGGGTCCACGGGATGCAGGGACCTTAGGTCGACTTGAAAGCGCCCAGGCCACATTCCAGACACATCGTGAGAAGTATGAGAAACTTCGTGGGGACGTGGCTATCAAGCTCAAATTTCTGGAGGAGAACAAG ATCAAGGTGATGCACAAACAGCTGCTGCTTTTCCACAATGCCGTGTCCGCTTACTTCGCTGGGAACCAGCAGCAACTTGAGCAGACCCTGCAGCAGTTCAACATCAAGCTTCGGCCCCCAGGCTCTGAGAAACCCTCCTGGCTGGAGGAGCAGTGA
- the TIMM10B gene encoding mitochondrial import inner membrane translocase subunit Tim10 B isoform X1, which translates to MEAQQQATEHQQQQLRNLRDFLLVYNRMTELCFQRCVPSLHHRALDAEEEACLDSCAGKLVHSNHRLMAAYVQLMPALVQRRIADYEASAALAETTGSPSNPVAGQHGAPGPES; encoded by the exons ATGGAAGCGCAGCAGCAGGCGACGGAGCATCAACAGCAGCAGCTGAGAAAC cTTCGGGACTTCTTGTTGGTATACAACCGAATGACAGAACTGTGCTTCCAGCGCTGTGTGCCCAGCTTACACCATCGAGCACTAGATGCAGAAGAG GAAGCATGCTTGGACAGCTGTGCAGGAAAGCTGGTCCACTCCAATCACCGCCTAATGGCTGCCTATGTACAGTTGATGCCTGCCCTGGTACAGCGTCGCATAGCAGACTATGAGGCTAGTGCAGCATTGGCAGAGACAACTGGATCTCCATCAAATCCTGTGGCTGGCCAGCATGGGGCTCCAGGCCCAGAAAGCTAG
- the TIMM10B gene encoding mitochondrial import inner membrane translocase subunit Tim10 B isoform X2: MTELCFQRCVPSLHHRALDAEEEACLDSCAGKLVHSNHRLMAAYVQLMPALVQRRIADYEASAALAETTGSPSNPVAGQHGAPGPES; encoded by the exons ATGACAGAACTGTGCTTCCAGCGCTGTGTGCCCAGCTTACACCATCGAGCACTAGATGCAGAAGAG GAAGCATGCTTGGACAGCTGTGCAGGAAAGCTGGTCCACTCCAATCACCGCCTAATGGCTGCCTATGTACAGTTGATGCCTGCCCTGGTACAGCGTCGCATAGCAGACTATGAGGCTAGTGCAGCATTGGCAGAGACAACTGGATCTCCATCAAATCCTGTGGCTGGCCAGCATGGGGCTCCAGGCCCAGAAAGCTAG